The following proteins come from a genomic window of Rutidosis leptorrhynchoides isolate AG116_Rl617_1_P2 chromosome 10, CSIRO_AGI_Rlap_v1, whole genome shotgun sequence:
- the LOC139872673 gene encoding wax ester synthase/diacylglycerol acyltransferase 4-like, whose translation MALRVKVGRGEALERSEPVSPTAQYFNSSVLSISVIAVLEFENPINDSSSLALINDVFLPINPRFSSIMVEDEEGGKHWKRVEVKVEDHITVPNFPKGLSLKSYDNYFNEYLSIITTERLPQTKPLWEVHIIKYPTSNASGSVVFKLHHALGDGFSLMGALLSCLQKADNPSLPLTFPNFQKSIKVDSAINKSFMSVVPQALSGAINTVLDFGWSVLKSSFLEDNQSPIRSGKEGVEFRPINITTMTFSLDQIKKIKCSLQVTINDVVTGMIFLGTRLYMEETNDEAKNSNPTALVLFNTRSIGGYKSVDEMVQNQEAQKLWGNQFAFLHVPLPKLNQHEPSLNTLKFVQETQNVIKRKKNSAAVYLIGTLLESVRKYKGPETTAKYIHRTLKNSSMGVTNLIGPLEKMALANQPIKGLYFMVVNVPQSLTVTIMSYMDQLRVAVGTERGLIDPDKFRICIKKAFNMMFNASIESK comes from the exons ATGGCGTTGAGGGTGAAGGTAGGAAGAGGGGAAGCGTTGGAAAGGTCGGAACCGGTCAGCCCAACGGCACAGTACTTTAACAGCTCGGTGCTTTCGATTTCTGTGATTGCTGTCTTGGAGTTTGAGAATCCCATCAATGATTCTTCGAGTCTTGCACTCATTAACGATGTCTTTCTTCCAATCAATCCTCGTTTCTCTTCCATTATG gTTGAAGATGAAGAGGGAGGGAAACATTGGAAGAGAGTTGAAGTGAAAGTAGAAGACCATATCACTGTTCCTAATTTTCCAAAAGGATTATCGCTTAAATCTTACGACAATTATTTCAACGAGTACTTATCGATAATAACAACAGAGCGACTCCCACAAACAAAGCCATTATGGGAAGTTCATATAATTAAGTACCCAACAAGCAATGCATCAGGAAGTGTTGTTTTCAAGCTTCATCATGCACTTGGTGATGGTTTTTCACTCATGGGTGCTCTTCTTTCTTGTTTACAAAAGGCAGATAACCCTTCACTCCCATTAACATTTCCAAATTTTCAAAAATCCATCAAGGTTGACAGTGCCATTAATAAAAGCTTCATGAGTGTTGTACCACAGGCATTAAGTGGTGCAATAAATACGGTTTTGGATTTCGGATGGAGCGTTTTGAAAAGTAGTTTCTTGGAAGATAATCAGTCACCAATACGTTCAGGCAAAGAAGGGGTCGAGTTTAGACCAATTAATATAACGACAATGACATTTTCTTTGGATCAAATTAAGAAAATTAAGTGCAGCCTTCAAGTG ACGATAAATGATGTAGTTACCGGAATGATCTTTCTGGGAACTCGATTATATATGGAAGaaactaatgatgaagccaaaaatTCAAATCCAACGGCATTAGTTTTGTTCAACACAAGATCCATTGGTGGTTACAAATCAGTTGATGAAATGGTTCAAAATCAGGAAGCTCAAAAGTTGTGGGGCAACCAGTTTGCTTTCTTGCATGTTCCGTTGCCCAAACTAAACCAACACGAGCCATCTTTAAATACGCTAAAATTCGTCCAGGAAACACAAAATGTCATCAAGAGAAAGAAAAACTCAGCTGCTGTTTATCTCATTGGCACGCTACTCGAATCCGTAAGAAAATACAAAGGTCCTGAG ACCACAGCAAAGTACATTCATAGGACACTGAAGAATTCAAGCATGGGGGTTACAAATTTGATCGGACCACTTGAAAAAATGGCTCTCGCTAATCAACCGATTAAAGGCTTGTATTTTATGGTGGTCAATGTTCCACAG AGTCTTACCGTGACGATAATGAGTTACATGGACCAGCTAAGGGTTGCGGTAGGAACCGAAAGAGGCCTAATAGACCCTGACAAGTTCAGGATATGCATTAAGAAGGCTTTTAATATGATGTTCAATGCATCAATTGAGTCCAAATAA